CCCGTAGATTGGTTTCCCTGGGGAGCGGAAGCCTTCGAAAACGCCCAAAAAGAGGATAAAATCATCCTTTTGTCCATTGGGTATTCGACTTGTCACTGGTGCCATGTGATGGAACGGGAATCCTTTGAGGATGATTCCACAGCGGAAGTCTTAAACCGTGATTTCGTATGCATCAAGTTAGACAGGGAAGAACGTCCAGACATAGATAAAATTTATATGGATGCTTTGCATGCCATGGGAACCCAAGGGGGGTGGCCACTCAATATGTTTCTCACCCCAACAAAGGAACCAATCCTTGGCGGAACTTACTTTCCTCCGGAAAATCGCTACGGAAAACGAAGTTTTAAAGAAGTCCTTCGGTTGGTCTCGGATGCATGGAAGAACCAAAGAGAAGAACTGATCACTGCTGCTACGGATTTGACACAGTATTTACGAGACAATGAAACTAGGCCAAATGAAGGAAAAGTTCCCGCTAAAGAAATCATCGAAAAAAATTTTGAACGATACGTGCAAGTGTACGATAAAGAATTTTTTGGATTCAAAACCAACTCCGTAAATAAATTTCCCCCCAGTATGGCCCTCAGTTTCCTTACGGAATTTTACTTATTAAAAAAGGATCCGAGGGCTCTCGAGATGGCTTTTAACACGGCATATGCAATGAAATCTGGCGGGATATATGACCAAGTCGGTGGTGGAATTTGCCGTTATGCGACCGATCATGAATGGCTTGTTCCTCATTTTGAAAAGATGTTGTATGACAACTCCCTTTATGTTGAAGCACTTGCTTTGTTATACAAGGCCACGGAAGAACCTTTCTTTTTGGAGGTAATTCGAGAGATTGTCACGTATATCAGACGTGATATGACCTTAGGATCAGGCGGAATCGCCAGTGCGGAAGATGCAGATTCCGAAGGAGAAGAAGGAAAGTTTTACATTTGGAACCATTCCGAATTCAATCAAATCGTTCCTGAAGAAGAAATCCAAGGATTTTGGAATGTTACTGAAGAAGGAAATTTTGAACATCAGAACATCTTACATGTTTATTGGAAGGGAAAAAACCCATTTGTGGATGGAATCCAATTTAAACCAGAGTTTATAAACAAAATAGAAAAAACAAAGGAAAAATTATTGGCCCATCGTAGCCAAAGGATTCGTCCCCTTCGGGATGACAAAGTCCTCACTTCATGGAATTGTCTTTGGATCCGTGCTCTTTTGTCTGCTTATGAAGTTTCCGGAGACACTGAATATCTAAACGATGCCAAAAAAATCTATCGATTTATCACAAAACAACTAGTAGGTGACGATGGTTCTATCTTAAGACGATTCCGAGAAGGGGAAGCAAAATATTTTGGTACTCTTCCCGATTATACGGAATTTATTTGGGTGTCTATGAAACTTTTCCAGTTGGATGAGGATATAGAAGCATATGAAATTGGGAAAAAATCATTGGATTATGTTTTTGCCAATTTCGAATCCAAGGTGGGGCCATTTTATGAATCTTATCATGGAAACGAAGATTTAATTGTTAGAACCATCGAAGGATATGATGGAGTAGAACCTTCTGGAAATTCTACTATCTTACATTTGTTTTACCTTTTGTTTTCCATTGGGTATAAAAAAGTAGATCTTCAGAAAAAAGCAAATTCCATCTTCGCATACTTCCTTCCCGAACTCACACAAAATTCCTTAAGTTATCCTTCGATGATTTCTGCGTTCCAAAAATTCCAATACCCGTCCAAGGAAGTCCTTGTGGTTTATAAAGGCTATGATGCGGCTGAAATCAAAGAAATTCGGAAAAAGTTAAGTGAATTAAAAGATCCAAATTTGGTTTGGCTTGTTTTGGAAGAATCGAATGCGAAGGCATTAGCTCCGGAGCTGGAACTGCTTACGGGCAGAAGTGCTGGTTCTGGAATTCTATATTATGTATGCCGTAATTTTTCTTGTGAATTACCAAAAGACAACTGGGAAGAAACACTCACTCTTATACAACAATAGGAGTGGCATCGCCCCAAAGACGATCTAACGAGTAGTAGGTTCTCATTTCGTCAGTCATAATATGAACACAAATTTCACCGTAATCCAGAAGGATCCAACCGGTGGCGTCCTTCGGTAGGTCAGTAAGGTTTTGCCTTTTGACCGCGAGTTTCAAAGGTTTCATATACTTATCAATGTCCTTCGCACAAGACCTACCTTGTGTTTCGGTTTTGACCGTTGCAATAACAAATAAGGATAAATAACTATGTACGTCTTTTAGATCCAAAAATTGAATGTTTTCGCACTTTTTGTCAATTAACGTTTGTTTGATCTTTTTTAGATGTTCTAATGTCTCGGCACTGATATTCGGCATTTTAGTCCTTGGAATTTTGAAAATCTTCCCCGAGGATCACAGTAGCATCAAGCCCCAAATCCTTTCTCAGTGCAAAGTAAACCTTGCGTCCTTGAAAAGTATCGGAGATAAGATCTGTGTACTGTGTGTTTCCGGAGCGGTTTAGGATGATACTGGATTTAAAACTAGAATCCCAGGCATTGTCAACGGAGAGAACTTTCAGACCCTTATCATTCAGAAGTACCTTACCGTATCTGGCAAGCCCATTTTTGGGAGTTCCATTTAAGACTTCGATCCTTGCTCTTTCCCCTTCGCTAAAGGATAAAGACTTTATTTCACTAGAGAATTTATGAAAAGCAACTTTTACCGTTTCTTCATTTGCTTTTAAAACTTCATCTTTGAATTTAGGGCGACCCATTGGCTCACCCGGGACTTCTGAAACGCCAAAATGGATTTTCTCTTTTTTTAAAAAATCAATCAATGTTTCCCATTCTTTGGCAGAAAGATTTGTGGTCATTTGGTTATGAAGGAAAGCTACTCTTTGTTTTCCAAGTAGGTCTTTTTTATCATGGATGGATTCAAGGATCGTCAAAAAGATTGTTTCTTGGATTTCGAGCCTTCTGATATAGGAAATCATAGATTCATCGGTGAGTGAACTCATCCAATCAAAACAATCTTCACCATCCAAAATATATGTTTGTTTATTACGAGCGTAGTTTTTGGTTATATGCAGTGATTTTGGTTCAAAAAATAAATTCAAGCCACCAAGCAAATTGATCCAATTTTGAAATTGTGTTTTGGTCCAAACAATCTTGAATGGGATACTAGAATCTAAAGTGTCTTCCAAAACAGATTCCACATAAGAAGGGGCAGAACTTCCTTTTTCTTTGAGAGATTTTTCTCCATCATCGAAACTGGTTTTGGGATTTACAAAAAATAGCGCAGCTTTCTTTTCATTTGGATAAAACTCCGCATAAAGAGAAAATAGGTATTCATCCTTTTCACCTAAGACAGAGAATAAAATAGGAAGTCGTTTGCTTTGGGAAAATTTTTGATCTAGAGAAAAGCCTCCTTTTGAACGAAAAACTAAAAAAAGGAGAGCAATCAAAAAGAAGGAACCAGCTAAAATGAGAAGACTTTTTGCCGGGATCGGTTGTTTTTTCGGAGCTTCGCGTAACATCTATTTGATTTCCTTGATTAAACTAGCTGATTGATTGTACGTATAAAACGTAAAGGGGTGGATGACTTCCTTTTTTTCCATTAGAAAGGAAATGGTTTGAGAGGCTTTCATAAAAACTCCGTATAATAAATTTTCCTCTGTTTTCTGTACCCATAGGGAAAGGTTCGGTTGCCGGAACGCATAATCGGACCCTAAAAAATCTGCCGCATAAAGAATTTGGTCCAAGAGTTTTGGAGAATTATTTCCTAAGGTATGGGAGGAGATTGCTTTTGTGATCTCTAGATCACTAAATCCATATTCCTTTTCAAGCCATAATGGAGCGGAGAAAGCATGGAGAGCCTGTGCGGGAATTCCAGTTACATCCAAAGAATATTCATAGAAAAGCTCCGTATGGATTTCCGATTTTTTCTGTTTGGTGATATCATGACAAAGTCCAGCTAGATAGGCTTTTTTGGGAATGGGGTGGTTGTGAATATTCGCTAGTGATTCCGCATATTTTGCCACTCGAAGGATATGTTGAAACCTAGTTTCTGTGACATGATTTGGAACTTCTTCCATAAAAAATAAAATCCAATCATCTAATGAAGCATGGGACTTTGGTATTTGTTTCATTCGAAACCACCCTTATTTTTGTCATTTAAAAACCTCAAAGCAAGTTCCTTGGTCTTGGGTAGAAGAAATTCAGTGACTAAGTTTCCATGAAAAATCTCTCGAATTTCCGTGCTACTGATGGGTAATATTGGGTTTGGTAATAGGTTTACCTTTGATTTCGGGATATAACTTGGGATAAAAATTTCTTTTGGGTAAGGAGTCACTCTACGCACAACAATGATTTGTTTGATAATGTCGAGAATTTCTAAATAGGATTTCCATTTCTCAAAAGAATCTAAATTGTCTTCGCCGATCACGAGTGAAATTTCTGAATTTGGATGGAGAGTGCGAAGCGTTTTTAAGCTATCAATTGTAAAACTTGTATTCGGTTTTTTAATTTCCTCATCCCAAAGGATCACGTTCTCTGAAAGGAAACCTTCAAATTCCGTGAGACAAAGTTCCCAAATTTCATTGGACCGAAATTCCTTCCCACCTTCCTTAAAGGGAGAAACGAAATTAGGGCAAATGTAAAGCAGAGCTTTGGGGTAGGATTTGGAAATGGTTTCAATCACATGCCGATGACCCAAATGGGGTGGATTGAAACTTCCTCCAAAAAACAAAACTTCCATTTTTAGCCGCGGACTTGTCCACTTCCCGTAACATAAGTTGTCGTTGTTGTTAGGTGGATAAGACCCATTGGTCCACGGACATGGAGTTTGCCTGTGGAAATTCCCACTTCCGCCCCGAGTCCATACTCACCACCATCGTGAAACCGAGTGGAACAGTTTACAAATATCGCAGCACTATCCAGTTCCTTTTGGAACGTTTGGATCTCGGTTACATCTTCAGACAAAATACATTCTGTATGCCCCGAGCTGTATTTTCGAATGTTTTCCATGGCCTCCAAAACAGAACCCACTAGTTTTACACTCAGTCTTGTGTCCAAAAATTCTGTGTAAAAATCTTCCTCTGACGCTAGTTTTGCTGCTGGAAAAATTTTGATAATCGACTCATCTCCAAGAATTTGGATTCCCGCAGATTCTAAATCTTCCAGTAGTTTCTTTAGATTCGGATAGTCTTTATGAATTAGTAGGTTTTCCAAAGCATTACAAACTCCAGGTCGTTGTACTTTGGAATTCACAAGAATGGGAAATACTATCTCTGGATTTGCTTGGTTCGAAAGATAAAGATTGGTCACACCTTTGTCATGTTTGATGACAGGAATTTTACTATTTTCCGAAACAAAACGAATGAGAGCCTCGCCGCCACGAGGAACAATTACATCAATGAGATCATCCAATTGAAAAAAAGGAACCATAGCTTCTCTATTTGTATTCTCTACAAATGTAACCACATCCTTTGTCACGCCAGGTAACTTCTTTTCTTCGATTGCCCTGTGGAATAAAGAAGAAAGGATCAAATTGGAGTGGAAGGCCTCTGACCCACCTCGCAAGATACAAGCATTTCCTGATTTAAAGGACAGTGAGGCAATATCAATGATCACATTGGGCCTAGATTCGAAAATGGTCATGACCACACCAATGGGAACACGTTTCGTGAGAAGTTCGAGTCCATTGGGAAGGATGGTTCCGCGAACCACTTCCCCCACAGGATCCGGAAGATTACGAATTTCTTCGATACTTTTTACCATTGACTGAATTCGTTTGGAATCAAGAAGGAGGCGGTCCATCATCGAAGAGGATAAACCTTTCTCCTGACCATTTTTCATATCGATTTGATTTATTTCTATAATGGCAGATTCATTTTCCAGAAGGAGTTCTTCCACACGTTTCAGAACCGAGTTTTTTTCTAAAGTGGTTAAACCTTTTAGGCCTCTACTGGCTAACTTGGCTTTGGTGGCCAATGATTTTGCATAGTTTGTGTTCTCGTCTGCCATAGTTTACTCCATAGGGAAAGAAAAGAAATGGGATTGGATTTCGGAAGCAGTGGGAGTACGATGGGCGGAAGATTGGTCCGCAACCAAGGTACCGAAGTTTTCCACTTCAAAAAATTGAGAAATCGCATGTTTTTTCTCACCATTCACAATTCCTGTTTTGATACCATAGGGTAACAAAAGTTTGGCGGCATTGATTTTGGTAAACATACCACCAGTTCCAGGTCCTGTTGGACCTGTTGCCAGTTTTTCTATATCTTCTGTGATTTCGGTAAATAAATCAATTTTAGAATTATCTTTCAAAAATCCATCCACACCTGTTAGGATGAGAAGAAGGTCTGCTCCCACAATGGATGCGACTATGGCTGAAAGGATGTCGTTATCTCCCAAATTGATTTCTTCCGTGGAAACAGAATCGTTTTCGTTTACTATGGGAAGGATTCCCCAGCCCAGTAATTGGCGGAAGGTTTGTTTTAGGTTGGTAAAACTTTTTTCCTCGTTTAGATCTTTTCTTCCAAAAAGGATTTGGGCAATCGGAACGTTCACACGACTAAAAAAACTTTCATAAAGATTGAGAAGTTTGTTTTGACCCATAGCAGCAAACGCCTGTTTTTCGGCAAGCGTGGTTTTCCCATTGGGTAAGGAAGTAGATCCACTTTGGTCCACTAGAAGTTTTTTTCCCTGGGCAATGGCACCAGAAGAAACAAGGATTACTTCTTTTCCTTGGTCACGTAACATTCGAATGTCACCGACTAAATCATATAAAAAATCATTAATTTTGGATTCTTCACCAGAAACACGTGCGCTTCCGATTTTGATCACAATGAGTTTTGCCTTCTTTATGGAGTCTAAAAAATCCTTACGTGTTTTCATAAACTAACTTTGTTTTTTCTTCGAAAAATACTTTGTCAATGCGTTCTAGTAAGTAATCCAAATTGGATTCCTTGTCGGCAGAAATACAAATGATTTCCCCTAAATGAGAGTAGTTCTTTTGGATTTCTTCCGTAAACGTGGGGTCATTGTCCCAAATATCCATCTTGTTGATGACGATAAGAAATTTTTTGTTTAGAAGAGTTTGGTTGTAATTCCCAAGTTCACTTCGTAACATTTCCAATTCTTCTTCGAGTTGTAAATTTCCACCGTCAAAAAGAAAAAGAATCCCTTGGACTCGTTCGATATGTTTAAGAAAACTAATGCCAAGTCCAACACCACGAGATGCCCCTTCGATGATTCCTGGGATATCGGCTACTGTATAACGAAATAAGTCTTCATGTCTATGCACCACACCAAGGTTAGGGGAGAGGGTAGTAAAGGCATAACCAGCAATTTTGGGATGGGCATGGGTAATTTTTGCGAGTAGGGTCGACTTACCAGCATTAGGAAGTCCAACGATCCCAATATCTGCTAGTAATTTTAATTCTAATAATAAGGATAATGCGCCACCATCTTCTCCGGGTTGGCTATAGCGAGGAGCTTGTTGTACAGAAGTTTTGAAAAATGTATTTCCCTTTCCACCACGCCCACCCGTAGCAATGATAAAACTTTCTCCGTCGTGGCTGAAATCATAGATGAGTTCCATCGTAACGGAATCAATGATTTGGGTTCCCACGGGGACTTTCAGGATTAAATCTTCGCCATTTTTTCCATTTCTGTTTTGCCCAAGACCTGGTTCTCCGTCCTGTGCCGCATACATACGGTCCGGAAGGTAATTTTCTAGAGTCATCATCCGACCTTCGGCAACAAAGATCACGTCACCCCCTTTGCCTCCGTCACCACCATCCGGGCCACCAAATTCGACAAACTTCTCTTTATGGAAATGGACAGAACCTGCCCCTCCGTGTCCGGCTCGAATTTGAATGGGTACTTCGTCAATAAATCCGCTCATAGTTTCCTTTAGTCAAAAAAAAACCCGTTCAAGGGAGATCCTAAAACGGGTTTCGCCTCTCAAATGTATGAGAGGATTACACTTTCGGGTAAACGGAGATTTGTTGTCTTTCTTTCGTTACGTGTTCGAAAGTCACAACTCCATCAACGAGTGCGTAAAGAGTATGGTCACGACCAATCCCTACATTTTTTCCGGCTTTGTATTCAGTTCCTCTTTGGCGAACAATAATGTTTCCAGCAATTGCTTGTTGGCCACCATATACTTTTACACCAAGTCTTTTCGATACCGAATCACGACCGTTCTTTGTGGATCCACCACCTTTCTTTGTAGCCATTGTTTACCCCTTTATTATTTCGTCTTGGATGGAGATCGCTTGGGAATGAGTGGTCGCTAAACTTTTTAATCCAAATTCAACCATCGAAAGTAGGTTTTGGTAACCCTCTCTTTGGTCCTTCATGACTAAAAATTCTAAATACCCGTCTCGTTTTGTTTCCGATTCCAAACTGCCTTGTGATGCTAAGTAAGAGTGAGCACTCTGAACCAGAGTGGAGACTCCTGCACACAAAAGATTTTCGCCTTTTGAACCTAAGTCCTTGGGAGAATGTCCTTCCAGTTGGATTCCTGCGATTTTCCCTCCTAAATCTTTTAAAATCTTACTATAAATCAATTATCCGTTGATGGATACTACTTGGAGTTTTTGGAGTTGTTGTCTGTGTCCCCAAGACTTCTTGTAGTTTTTTCTTTTTTTGTATTTGAAACCGTGGATTTTGTCACCTTTGCAGTCTTCTAATACTTTCAAAGTCACTTTTGCACCGGAAAGTGCTGGTGAACCAATGTTCACTTTGTTGTTATCGGAAAGGAGTAGGACTTTCGTTTCTACTGTGCTTCCAACCGTGTTTCCTGTTTTTTCTGCGACGAATACCTGGTCAGGAGAAACTTTAAATTGTTTGGCTCCAAGTTCAATAATGGCGAACATATAACTATCCTAATCTCTTTCTCGAATGTAGTTCTTACCAGGATTTCTGATGGGCACCTCTTGTCAAACTGAAATCCCCATTTACAGCCTAACTGGATTAGAATTTCTGGTAAAAACAATGGAAATTCGCAACATCGCCATCATCGCACACGTCGACCACGGTAAGACGACACTAACAGATTGTATCCTTCGCCATACGGGCGCCGTAACCGCAAAAGAAGACCGAGAAAGACTCATGGATTCCAACGCATTGGAACAGGAAAAAGGGATTACCATCCTTGCCAAGAACACTTCGGTAAAATACAAAGGCACTCGCATTAATATCGTAGACACTCCAGGCCACGCTGACTTCGGAGGAGAAGTGGAACGAGTTCTGTCCATGACAGACTGTACACTATTACTTGTCGATGCTTTCGACGGACCAATGCCACAAACTCGGTTTGTGCTTGGAAAATCACTCCAACTCGGTCACAAACCAATCGTAGTTGTGAACAAAGTTGACCGTGAAGGTGCAAGACCTGGTTACTCAGTAGACAAAGTATTTGATTTATTCAGTGATCTCGGTGCCACCGAAGAACAGTTAGATTTTCCTATCATTTATGCATCAGCAAAACAAGGTTGGGCCGTAAACCAACTTTCCGAAGTGCCGGGAACCAACATCGAACCACTCCTTGATAAAGTTTTGGAACATGTCGCTGCCGTAAAAAGCGAAAGTGATAAAGCTCTACAATTCCAAGTAACAGCACTTGATTACAATGAATATGTTGGTCGTATTGCCATTGGTAAAATCTACCAAGGTACTATGAAAAAAGGTGCTGACGTAACACTCGCAAAAACAAACGGAACTACTGCTAA
This genomic stretch from Leptospira meyeri harbors:
- a CDS encoding thioredoxin domain-containing protein, with product MANLSKKPNRLVHEKSPYLLQHAHNPVDWFPWGAEAFENAQKEDKIILLSIGYSTCHWCHVMERESFEDDSTAEVLNRDFVCIKLDREERPDIDKIYMDALHAMGTQGGWPLNMFLTPTKEPILGGTYFPPENRYGKRSFKEVLRLVSDAWKNQREELITAATDLTQYLRDNETRPNEGKVPAKEIIEKNFERYVQVYDKEFFGFKTNSVNKFPPSMALSFLTEFYLLKKDPRALEMAFNTAYAMKSGGIYDQVGGGICRYATDHEWLVPHFEKMLYDNSLYVEALALLYKATEEPFFLEVIREIVTYIRRDMTLGSGGIASAEDADSEGEEGKFYIWNHSEFNQIVPEEEIQGFWNVTEEGNFEHQNILHVYWKGKNPFVDGIQFKPEFINKIEKTKEKLLAHRSQRIRPLRDDKVLTSWNCLWIRALLSAYEVSGDTEYLNDAKKIYRFITKQLVGDDGSILRRFREGEAKYFGTLPDYTEFIWVSMKLFQLDEDIEAYEIGKKSLDYVFANFESKVGPFYESYHGNEDLIVRTIEGYDGVEPSGNSTILHLFYLLFSIGYKKVDLQKKANSIFAYFLPELTQNSLSYPSMISAFQKFQYPSKEVLVVYKGYDAAEIKEIRKKLSELKDPNLVWLVLEESNAKALAPELELLTGRSAGSGILYYVCRNFSCELPKDNWEETLTLIQQ
- the rsfS gene encoding ribosome silencing factor; the encoded protein is MPNISAETLEHLKKIKQTLIDKKCENIQFLDLKDVHSYLSLFVIATVKTETQGRSCAKDIDKYMKPLKLAVKRQNLTDLPKDATGWILLDYGEICVHIMTDEMRTYYSLDRLWGDATPIVV
- a CDS encoding LytR C-terminal domain-containing protein, which encodes MLREAPKKQPIPAKSLLILAGSFFLIALLFLVFRSKGGFSLDQKFSQSKRLPILFSVLGEKDEYLFSLYAEFYPNEKKAALFFVNPKTSFDDGEKSLKEKGSSAPSYVESVLEDTLDSSIPFKIVWTKTQFQNWINLLGGLNLFFEPKSLHITKNYARNKQTYILDGEDCFDWMSSLTDESMISYIRRLEIQETIFLTILESIHDKKDLLGKQRVAFLHNQMTTNLSAKEWETLIDFLKKEKIHFGVSEVPGEPMGRPKFKDEVLKANEETVKVAFHKFSSEIKSLSFSEGERARIEVLNGTPKNGLARYGKVLLNDKGLKVLSVDNAWDSSFKSSIILNRSGNTQYTDLISDTFQGRKVYFALRKDLGLDATVILGEDFQNSKD
- the yqeK gene encoding bis(5'-nucleosyl)-tetraphosphatase (symmetrical) YqeK, whose translation is MKQIPKSHASLDDWILFFMEEVPNHVTETRFQHILRVAKYAESLANIHNHPIPKKAYLAGLCHDITKQKKSEIHTELFYEYSLDVTGIPAQALHAFSAPLWLEKEYGFSDLEITKAISSHTLGNNSPKLLDQILYAADFLGSDYAFRQPNLSLWVQKTEENLLYGVFMKASQTISFLMEKKEVIHPFTFYTYNQSASLIKEIK
- a CDS encoding nicotinate-nicotinamide nucleotide adenylyltransferase, translating into MEVLFFGGSFNPPHLGHRHVIETISKSYPKALLYICPNFVSPFKEGGKEFRSNEIWELCLTEFEGFLSENVILWDEEIKKPNTSFTIDSLKTLRTLHPNSEISLVIGEDNLDSFEKWKSYLEILDIIKQIIVVRRVTPYPKEIFIPSYIPKSKVNLLPNPILPISSTEIREIFHGNLVTEFLLPKTKELALRFLNDKNKGGFE
- a CDS encoding glutamate-5-semialdehyde dehydrogenase gives rise to the protein MADENTNYAKSLATKAKLASRGLKGLTTLEKNSVLKRVEELLLENESAIIEINQIDMKNGQEKGLSSSMMDRLLLDSKRIQSMVKSIEEIRNLPDPVGEVVRGTILPNGLELLTKRVPIGVVMTIFESRPNVIIDIASLSFKSGNACILRGGSEAFHSNLILSSLFHRAIEEKKLPGVTKDVVTFVENTNREAMVPFFQLDDLIDVIVPRGGEALIRFVSENSKIPVIKHDKGVTNLYLSNQANPEIVFPILVNSKVQRPGVCNALENLLIHKDYPNLKKLLEDLESAGIQILGDESIIKIFPAAKLASEEDFYTEFLDTRLSVKLVGSVLEAMENIRKYSSGHTECILSEDVTEIQTFQKELDSAAIFVNCSTRFHDGGEYGLGAEVGISTGKLHVRGPMGLIHLTTTTTYVTGSGQVRG
- the proB gene encoding glutamate 5-kinase — encoded protein: MKTRKDFLDSIKKAKLIVIKIGSARVSGEESKINDFLYDLVGDIRMLRDQGKEVILVSSGAIAQGKKLLVDQSGSTSLPNGKTTLAEKQAFAAMGQNKLLNLYESFFSRVNVPIAQILFGRKDLNEEKSFTNLKQTFRQLLGWGILPIVNENDSVSTEEINLGDNDILSAIVASIVGADLLLILTGVDGFLKDNSKIDLFTEITEDIEKLATGPTGPGTGGMFTKINAAKLLLPYGIKTGIVNGEKKHAISQFFEVENFGTLVADQSSAHRTPTASEIQSHFFSFPME
- the obgE gene encoding GTPase ObgE, which gives rise to MSGFIDEVPIQIRAGHGGAGSVHFHKEKFVEFGGPDGGDGGKGGDVIFVAEGRMMTLENYLPDRMYAAQDGEPGLGQNRNGKNGEDLILKVPVGTQIIDSVTMELIYDFSHDGESFIIATGGRGGKGNTFFKTSVQQAPRYSQPGEDGGALSLLLELKLLADIGIVGLPNAGKSTLLAKITHAHPKIAGYAFTTLSPNLGVVHRHEDLFRYTVADIPGIIEGASRGVGLGISFLKHIERVQGILFLFDGGNLQLEEELEMLRSELGNYNQTLLNKKFLIVINKMDIWDNDPTFTEEIQKNYSHLGEIICISADKESNLDYLLERIDKVFFEEKTKLVYENT
- the rpmA gene encoding 50S ribosomal protein L27 — encoded protein: MATKKGGGSTKNGRDSVSKRLGVKVYGGQQAIAGNIIVRQRGTEYKAGKNVGIGRDHTLYALVDGVVTFEHVTKERQQISVYPKV
- a CDS encoding ribosomal-processing cysteine protease Prp, which codes for MIYSKILKDLGGKIAGIQLEGHSPKDLGSKGENLLCAGVSTLVQSAHSYLASQGSLESETKRDGYLEFLVMKDQREGYQNLLSMVEFGLKSLATTHSQAISIQDEIIKG
- the rplU gene encoding 50S ribosomal protein L21, coding for MFAIIELGAKQFKVSPDQVFVAEKTGNTVGSTVETKVLLLSDNNKVNIGSPALSGAKVTLKVLEDCKGDKIHGFKYKKRKNYKKSWGHRQQLQKLQVVSING